CAAGCTCGAGATGGACCCCGCCTGTGAACAACGAATACGTTAGAACACGCATTCCTAACTGTAAGGAAGTGAGTGTAGCCAACGGCGATCATCTCATGAACTTGGAGATGCCAGATACTATTGTGGACTACATCAGTAAGCATATCTCCCAGTATGTAGCTAACCCACCACAAAGATCGGAAGGAGACTATGTGCTAGATCACAACGGGTCTTTAGCTGAAAGGAACCAATTCTTAGATAATTCCTACAAGCATTTTCTCAACAAGATAAGACTTCCTCAGAAATCCAAACTTTGATTGTCTTGCACATATGCGCTGGCACTGTGCTTACACAAAATCACCCAAAAGGGAAAAAGACTAACTGCAATAATATTCATGATagtaaataaaaagtaACCGGTTAAATAGATAAACAATTACATATTCAATACATGTAAATGGTATAATATTGCCTGCACTCAATACTCCTGTGCTAAGTGCGTATATTTATCATATCCAACGAATAACACGTTACCGGATTTTTTCACCGAAATTCTGAGCCTGTCGATCATTGCTGGAGCAATTCGCTGGAGGGATAAGCAACCAGCAATGACGGGAACCATCAGAAACATGTTCAATGAGCAGTTTTTGTCGCTCTGAGGGATATTAGCCGCTGCTACAAGTCAATTGGCCACTCTGGACGTTACTGTtctttattaattattgGATTTCCCGTTCGAAACAGCAAAAACGGCCGAGAAATAATCACAGTGTGAGAAAGCAAATGCAAATGTTTAACTTTTCTAGGCTAGTGGCCCTTTTGTTGGTCCTAGTCAATGTTTCCCTGGCATTGTCTCCAAAGCAGTTCAATAAAGAAAGATTAAAGTACAAGGACAGTATTATTGACCTGAATGACAGAAACTGGGGAAGATTATTGGCCAATCCTAAAGAATCATACTTGGTGACAGTTTTCACTGCCACTGGTCGTCAATATGGTTGTACAATGTGTACAGAGCTTGCAGAACACTACGAAACAGTAGTAAGATCCTGGTTTGCTGACCATCCTGATGGTATCTCCAAGAATGACGGATCCAAGTCGTTATTCTTCGCCAAAGTTGACGCTGTAGACCAAAATGTGCCTGAATTATTCCAAAAATTCAACGTCGAGCAAGTGCCACGTATAATTATCTATGAACCAGGTAAAGGTGATCCTCAATACAAATTTCTTGACATTCAATTGAGTGGTGAAAATGTTGTCGAGACCTTAATTGCTGGTATCAAGGAAAGCACAGATGTCCAGGATTTCGAGATCCATGAAGAGATCAATTGGAGTTCCGTTACTATTACTGGTGTGGCTACTTTTGCTACTGTTTTATTGGTTAAGAAGCAGAGTACATTGGCCCTGAAAATATTCACATCTAGATACGTCTGGGGTTTTGGTACcatctttttcattattgCCATGCTTGGTGGCCATATGTTCAACCGTATCAGAAACACTCCTGAAGCTGGTATGGACAAGTTAAAAAACGTTATTTACATCTTGCCAGGCCAAATCTCCGGCCAATATGCTATTGAGACTCAAATTGTAGGCCTACTATATGCTGTCCTATGTGCATTGATAGTTGCCCTAGTTATGGTTGTCCCTAATGTTTCTAAGAAGCTGAGTGGGCCAGAAAATGCTAAAGAAACTGCACAAGTGATAGTTACTATTCTGACTGCTGTGTTCATTTATATGTTCTTTGCAGCATTCACTAAGGTGTTCGAAGTTAAGTACACTGGCTACCCTTACACATTGTTGAAGCTattcaacttctttggTAAATAAGACGATTTAGAGTTCGTACATTAACAATTATAAATTTCAACATTTGTGATATGTAGATATCATCTTTAAATAGACAAATTCATTTCCTTTTGAACTCAAGATGTAAATATTAGATAGAGAAAAGTTGATACAGTGAATTAAAGTGtcatatataatataaggTGTAGAAATAAACGATTTCGTGTTCAACTGTATATGAGACATTGTGTCTTGGTAAAATTCATGGTTACATATCCTTCAATCATCTTCGTTATGCTTCTTAGATTTCTTTAATCCTAATCCCCTTCCGATACCTTTACCGATTTTTCCTACAGATCCCAATCCACTGCTAACAACAGTTGTACCTGCTTTTAGGCCGCTACCAATAGATTTTACTGGTGCATCAGCGACTGTTTTTTGTTCACTGTCTGTTAAAGTCACAAATCTAGGGGAGAACTGGAATTCCAAGTGTACAATACCACCATCTCTTCCCTCGTCGTCAACCACTGGGACATCTAATGTGGTCGTGTTGTGTGGATCAATCTTAGATAAAGGAATAGTAGCACGTCCAATGACATCATCAGCCGATGCAGCATCCCAGTCCATGACCTTCAGGTAAAGGACGTCATAAACACGATTACGAACTTCAATAACACCTTTCTCATTCCAAGTTGGGTTAAGTGTCTTTTTGATCGTTTTGGTTTTGAAGCAAGCatcgtcttcatcattgtaataaaatttcaagaatgGATCCGAATAACCATTAGTATCTG
The Nakaseomyces glabratus chromosome J, complete sequence genome window above contains:
- the OST3 gene encoding dolichyl-diphosphooligosaccharide--protein glycotransferase OST3 (CAGL0J08569g~Ortholog(s) have dolichyl-diphosphooligosaccharide-protein glycotransferase activity and role in cellular protein complex assembly, protein N-linked glycosylation, protein O-linked mannosylation) → MQMFNFSRLVALLLVLVNVSLALSPKQFNKERLKYKDSIIDLNDRNWGRLLANPKESYLVTVFTATGRQYGCTMCTELAEHYETVVRSWFADHPDGISKNDGSKSLFFAKVDAVDQNVPELFQKFNVEQVPRIIIYEPGKGDPQYKFLDIQLSGENVVETLIAGIKESTDVQDFEIHEEINWSSVTITGVATFATVLLVKKQSTLALKIFTSRYVWGFGTIFFIIAMLGGHMFNRIRNTPEAGMDKLKNVIYILPGQISGQYAIETQIVGLLYAVLCALIVALVMVVPNVSKKLSGPENAKETAQVIVTILTAVFIYMFFAAFTKVFEVKYTGYPYTLLKLFNFFGK